From Tripterygium wilfordii isolate XIE 37 chromosome 13, ASM1340144v1, whole genome shotgun sequence, the proteins below share one genomic window:
- the LOC120013386 gene encoding ubiquitin carboxyl-terminal hydrolase 4 gives MGAAGSKLEKALGDQFPEAERYFGLENFGNTCYCNSVLQALYFCVPFREQLLDYFGTNKNIGDAEENLLTCLADLFTQISSQKKKTGVIAPKRFVQRLKKQNEIFRSYMHQDAHEFLNFLLNELVDILEKEAHAAKNNPETSSPPEKIANGLTNGLANGVQKEPLVTWVHKNFQGILTNETRCLRCETVTARDETFFDLSLDIEQNSSITSCLKNFSSTETLNAEDKFFCDKCCSLQEAQKRMKIKKPPCVLVIHLKRFKYIEQLGRYKKLSYRVVFPLELKLSNTVEDADIEYSLFAVVVHVGSGPNHGHYVSLVKSHNHWLFFDDENVEMIDESAVQTFFGSAQEYASNTDHGYILFYESLGASGKS, from the exons ATGGGTGCTGCGGGCTCCAAACTCGAGAAGGCTCTCGGCGACCAGTTTCCGGAGGCTGAAAGATACTTTGGCCTCGAGAATTTCGGCAACACTTGCTACTGTAACAGCGTATTGCAG GCACTTTACTTTTGTGTTCCATTTCGCGAACAGTTACTGGACTATTTTGGAACTAATAAAAACATTGGGGATGCAGAAGAGAACCTTTTGACATGCTTGGCAGACTTATTTACGCAG ATAAGTtcacagaagaagaagacgggCGTCATTGCGCCAAAACGTTTTGTACAGAGATTGAAGAAGCAAAATGAAATTTTCCGTAGCTATATGCACCag GATGCTCATGAATTTCTGAACTTTTTGTTGAACGAACTTGTTGACATATTGGAGAAAGAAGCCCATGCTGCTAAGAACAATCCAGAAACTTCATCTCCACCTGAAAAGATTGCAAATGGGCTGACAAACGGTCTGGCAAATGGGGTTCAAAAGGAGCCTCTGGTTACATGGGTACACAAAAATTTTCAG GGAATACTCACCAATGAGACAAGGTGCTTGAGATGTGAAACAGTGACAGCAAGGGACGAAACTTTCTTTGATTTGAGCCTGGATATTGAACAGAACAGTTCTATAACAAGCTGTTTGAAAAATTTTAGCTCTACTGAGACACTGAACGCTGAGGATAAATTTTTCTGTGACAAGTGCTGTAG TTTGCAGGAAGCTCagaagaggatgaagataaAGAAGCCTCCTTGTGTGTTGGTCATCCATCTGAAACGGTTTAAATATATTGAGCAGCTGGGCAGGTACAAGAAGCTGTCTTACCGGGTTGTCTTCCCACTCGAGCTCAAGCTGAGCAACACCGTGGAAGATGCAGATATCGAGTATTCCCTGTTTGCAGTTGTTGTCCATGTTGGCAGTGGCCCAAATCATGGGCACTATGTCAGCCTTGTGAAAAGCCACAATCACTGGTTGTTTTTTGATGACGAAAATGTGGAGATGATTGACGAGTCAGCCGTGCAgacattttttgggtcagcACAGGAATATGCTAGTAATACAGATCACGGGTACATTTTGTTCTACGAGAGCCTTGGTGCTAGTGGCAAGAGTTGA